In one window of Acidovorax sp. HDW3 DNA:
- a CDS encoding protein-L-isoaspartate O-methyltransferase: protein MALPLNTTASNDPTTVARYHMVEQQIRPWNVSDIEVLELLSRIPREDFVPAAYRAMAFVDMEIPLLPDTDAALRDGHCMLAPKIEARLLNDLQVQPGERVLEIGAGSGYMAALLAGRAERVVSLETHPALAQMARENLARAGIQNADVRQANGATDPIPDGPFDVIVLSGSVAEVPQRLLDLLADGGRLAAIVGQQPMMRTTIVRRNGAQFESSQPWDTVAARLQGFAEPSRFQF from the coding sequence ATGGCCCTGCCCCTGAACACCACCGCCAGCAACGACCCCACCACCGTAGCCCGCTACCACATGGTGGAGCAGCAAATCCGCCCCTGGAACGTCTCCGACATCGAGGTGCTGGAGCTGCTCTCGCGCATCCCGCGCGAGGACTTCGTGCCCGCCGCCTACCGCGCCATGGCCTTCGTCGATATGGAGATCCCGCTGCTGCCCGACACCGATGCCGCGCTGCGCGACGGCCACTGCATGTTGGCCCCCAAGATCGAAGCGCGCCTGCTCAATGACCTGCAGGTGCAGCCGGGCGAGCGCGTGCTCGAAATCGGCGCCGGCTCGGGCTACATGGCCGCCCTGCTCGCCGGCCGTGCCGAGCGCGTGGTCAGCCTCGAAACCCACCCCGCCCTGGCGCAAATGGCACGCGAGAATCTGGCCCGCGCCGGCATCCAGAACGCCGACGTGCGCCAGGCCAATGGCGCCACCGACCCCATTCCGGACGGCCCGTTCGACGTCATCGTCCTCAGCGGCTCGGTGGCCGAGGTGCCGCAGCGCCTGCTCGACCTGCTCGCCGACGGCGGGCGCCTGGCCGCCATCGTCGGCCAGCAGCCCATGATGCGCACCACCATCGTGCGCCGCAACGGCGCGCAGTTCGAGTCCAGCCAGCCCTGGGACACCGTGGCAGCACGCCTGCAAGGCTTTGCCGAGCCCTCGCGCTTTCAGTTCTGA
- a CDS encoding bifunctional diguanylate cyclase/phosphodiesterase has translation MIAIYLISAVTLAVLGIAFLICWNAARMNQAALLWGVAHLALAGASYLGYRFQLEGLPLAGLLSTVLTALFLVCLHGATEAMRARPLGLRTLGLRTLGVALLIAVVGFAGDQMAGRLLVMVLMQLTYGATALFLWRMQERLAGAALAFKALSYLLYLAELQAVGTPFQSLHLLWVGWLSNLLLGLVLIDLAIRLAQQRLNNVLKYLPDPLVARNLQGQVVFCNERFAQLAGAASPAALVGQKVPLLAREEMEADAVMHKITAMVQAANLDETIRLERQIEPVQGASFPAELLFSSYTNLGAPVVLCQIRDLSEHKRAEQERLRQANTDPLTGLANRAFLLQQLDAVLWVAQRQGTGCAVLLLDLDHFKKINDSLGHARGDEVLRHMAALLQGQVQEGDLLARVSGDEFVLVLTALAPHSGILQVEARAQALLARLRQHMTEEGGEYPLDASIGIALSHGGALDQGATLLQQAEVAMYEAKGRGRGSWCFFDSTMDTRLAESLRLEAALRLAIAHHELQLHYQPIYAAASGQLAKVEALVRWHNPQLGWVSPARFIPLAEESALILDIGQWVLDEALRQLAQWRTESGSAPVMSINVSARQFAQPGFEERLWSGLQRHGLPPASIELELTETLLVGQDDGVGGLLQRLHTAGVGLSLDDFGTGYSSLSYLAHFRLHTVKIDRSFVMNLQEGSRNHSLVRAIIAMAHSLHLKVVAEGVESAQQRAILQAEGCDFLQGYLLGRPMPLQELRRHPAQLASE, from the coding sequence ATGATTGCGATTTATCTCATCTCTGCCGTCACCCTGGCTGTGCTGGGAATTGCTTTCCTGATTTGCTGGAACGCCGCGCGCATGAACCAGGCAGCGCTGCTGTGGGGTGTGGCGCATCTGGCGCTGGCTGGGGCCTCGTACCTGGGCTACCGCTTTCAGCTCGAAGGCCTGCCGTTGGCTGGGCTGCTGTCCACGGTGCTGACGGCGCTGTTCCTGGTCTGCCTGCATGGCGCTACCGAGGCCATGCGTGCGCGACCGCTCGGGCTGCGTACGCTGGGGTTGCGCACCTTGGGCGTGGCGCTGCTGATTGCAGTGGTCGGGTTTGCGGGTGATCAGATGGCCGGGCGCTTGCTAGTGATGGTGCTCATGCAGCTGACCTACGGCGCCACGGCCTTGTTTCTTTGGCGTATGCAGGAGCGCCTGGCCGGTGCGGCGCTGGCCTTCAAGGCGCTGAGTTATCTGCTGTATCTGGCCGAGCTGCAGGCCGTGGGGACGCCGTTTCAGAGCCTGCACCTGCTTTGGGTGGGGTGGTTGTCGAACCTGCTGCTGGGCCTGGTGCTCATCGACCTGGCGATTCGCCTGGCGCAGCAGCGCTTGAACAACGTCCTCAAATACCTGCCCGATCCGCTGGTGGCGCGCAATCTCCAAGGGCAGGTGGTGTTTTGCAACGAGCGTTTTGCCCAGCTCGCGGGGGCGGCCTCGCCCGCAGCGCTGGTAGGGCAAAAAGTTCCGTTGCTGGCGCGGGAGGAGATGGAGGCCGATGCGGTGATGCACAAGATCACCGCCATGGTGCAGGCTGCCAATCTGGACGAAACCATCCGCCTTGAGCGCCAGATCGAGCCTGTGCAGGGCGCATCCTTTCCGGCGGAGTTGCTGTTCTCGAGTTACACCAACCTGGGTGCACCCGTGGTGCTGTGCCAAATCCGTGACCTGAGCGAGCACAAGCGTGCCGAACAAGAGCGTTTGCGCCAGGCCAATACCGACCCGCTCACCGGGCTGGCCAACCGCGCTTTTTTGCTGCAGCAGCTCGATGCCGTGCTCTGGGTGGCGCAGCGCCAGGGTACGGGCTGTGCGGTGCTGCTGCTCGACCTCGATCACTTCAAAAAAATCAACGACAGCCTGGGCCACGCCCGTGGCGATGAGGTGCTGCGCCACATGGCCGCGCTGCTGCAGGGCCAGGTGCAAGAGGGCGACTTGCTCGCCCGCGTCAGTGGTGATGAATTTGTGCTGGTGCTGACCGCGCTGGCACCGCACAGCGGCATTTTGCAGGTGGAGGCCCGGGCGCAGGCCTTGCTGGCACGGCTGCGCCAGCACATGACGGAGGAGGGCGGAGAGTACCCGCTGGACGCCAGCATTGGCATTGCCTTGAGCCATGGCGGCGCGCTGGATCAGGGGGCAACGCTGCTGCAGCAGGCCGAGGTGGCCATGTACGAAGCCAAGGGCCGGGGGCGCGGCAGCTGGTGTTTTTTTGACAGCACCATGGATACCCGCCTGGCCGAATCGCTGCGCCTGGAAGCGGCGCTGCGCCTGGCGATTGCCCACCACGAGCTGCAGCTGCATTACCAGCCAATCTACGCTGCCGCCAGTGGCCAGCTGGCCAAGGTGGAGGCGCTCGTGCGCTGGCACAACCCGCAGCTGGGCTGGGTCTCGCCAGCGCGCTTCATTCCGTTGGCTGAAGAATCCGCCCTGATCCTCGATATTGGCCAATGGGTGCTCGATGAGGCGCTGCGCCAGCTGGCGCAGTGGCGCACCGAGAGTGGCAGCGCGCCGGTGATGAGCATCAACGTCTCGGCGCGCCAGTTTGCCCAGCCAGGGTTTGAGGAGCGCCTGTGGAGCGGCTTGCAGCGCCACGGCCTGCCGCCAGCGAGCATCGAGCTGGAGCTGACCGAAACCCTGCTCGTCGGCCAGGACGATGGCGTGGGCGGTTTGTTGCAGCGCCTGCACACGGCGGGCGTGGGCCTGTCGCTCGACGACTTTGGCACCGGCTACTCGTCGCTGAGCTACTTGGCGCATTTCCGCCTGCACACGGTCAAAATCGACCGCAGCTTCGTCATGAATTTGCAAGAGGGCAGCCGCAACCACAGCCTGGTGCGCGCCATCATCGCCATGGCGCACAGCCTGCACCTGAAAGTGGTGGCCGAGGGCGTGGAGTCGGCGCAGCAGCGCGCCATCTTGCAGGCCGAGGGCTGCGACTTTCTGCAAGGTTATTTGCTCGGCCGCCCCATGCCGCTGCAGGAGCTGCGCCGCCACCCGGCGCAGCTGGCGAGTGAGTGA
- a CDS encoding rhodanese-like domain-containing protein gives MIAQIRPTELAAWLAQAQADSGQQPLLLDVREPWELQTASVRAEGADFVHMPMASVPLRLAELGAERPIACLCHHGGRSMQVAYYLQQHGFDQLANVAGGIDAWAQELAPQVPRY, from the coding sequence ATGATTGCGCAAATCCGCCCCACCGAGCTGGCCGCCTGGCTGGCCCAGGCACAGGCCGACAGCGGCCAGCAGCCCCTGCTGCTGGACGTGCGCGAGCCCTGGGAGCTGCAGACCGCCAGCGTGCGCGCCGAGGGCGCCGACTTTGTGCACATGCCCATGGCCAGCGTGCCGCTGCGCCTGGCCGAGCTGGGGGCCGAGCGCCCCATCGCCTGCCTGTGCCACCACGGCGGGCGCAGTATGCAGGTCGCCTACTACCTGCAGCAGCACGGCTTTGACCAGCTCGCCAACGTCGCCGGCGGCATCGACGCCTGGGCCCAGGAACTCGCGCCGCAGGTGCCGCGCTACTGA
- a CDS encoding efflux RND transporter periplasmic adaptor subunit, which yields MKRWTPWVAAAIVLALLGHGAWRAVSARKVQQQAQAALSQERALTPIMLQKSELLTLEVRAIEANLPVSGVLRALHSASIKARVPGELQGLALREGDSVRAGQEVARIDATESAARLRQAQQQAEAAQAQVEIARRQLDNNRALVSQGFISSTALQTAEANWQAAQANWQAANAAADVARKALQDTVLRSPISGQVAQRLAQNGERLGVDAKVLEVVDLSRLELEALIAPADAPLLRLGQQAQLQLEGSTHRVSATLVRINPSAQAGSRALPVYLAIDAAQAGAARALLRQGLYVQGLLATGSTQALALPVAAVRNDKPQPYVQTVENGKVAHRTVQLGARSQIDGAPWASVAEGLQPGAQVLLGGVGLLREGTPVQASTDDSAPAQK from the coding sequence ATGAAACGCTGGACTCCCTGGGTGGCTGCGGCCATCGTCCTCGCACTGCTGGGCCATGGCGCCTGGCGCGCCGTCTCCGCCCGCAAGGTCCAGCAACAGGCCCAGGCAGCGCTAAGCCAGGAGCGCGCCCTGACGCCCATAATGCTACAAAAATCAGAGCTACTCACGCTTGAAGTACGGGCGATAGAGGCCAATTTGCCTGTATCTGGCGTGCTGCGCGCGCTGCACAGCGCCAGCATCAAGGCGCGGGTGCCGGGCGAGCTGCAGGGCCTGGCGCTGCGCGAGGGCGACAGCGTGCGTGCTGGCCAGGAGGTCGCCCGCATCGACGCCACCGAATCCGCCGCCCGCCTGCGCCAGGCACAGCAGCAGGCCGAGGCGGCGCAGGCGCAAGTCGAAATTGCGCGCCGCCAGCTCGACAACAACCGCGCCCTGGTCAGCCAGGGCTTTATTTCGTCCACCGCACTGCAAACTGCCGAGGCCAACTGGCAGGCGGCGCAGGCCAACTGGCAAGCAGCCAACGCCGCTGCCGACGTGGCGCGCAAAGCGCTGCAGGACACGGTGCTGCGCAGCCCGATCAGCGGCCAGGTGGCGCAGCGCCTGGCGCAAAACGGCGAGCGCCTGGGGGTCGATGCCAAGGTGCTGGAGGTGGTCGATCTCTCGCGCCTGGAGCTCGAAGCCCTGATCGCCCCGGCCGATGCGCCCCTGCTGCGCCTGGGCCAGCAGGCGCAGCTGCAGCTCGAAGGCAGCACGCACCGCGTGAGCGCCACCCTGGTGCGCATCAACCCCAGCGCCCAGGCCGGCAGCCGCGCCCTGCCGGTGTACCTGGCCATCGATGCCGCCCAGGCCGGCGCCGCCCGCGCCCTGCTGCGCCAGGGCCTGTACGTGCAGGGGCTGCTGGCCACCGGCAGCACCCAGGCGCTGGCCCTGCCCGTGGCCGCCGTGCGCAACGACAAACCCCAGCCCTACGTGCAAACCGTGGAAAACGGCAAGGTGGCGCACCGCACGGTGCAGCTGGGCGCGCGCAGCCAGATCGACGGCGCGCCCTGGGCCAGCGTGGCCGAGGGCCTGCAGCCCGGCGCCCAGGTGCTGCTCGGCGGCGTCGGCCTGCTGCGCGAGGGCACGCCGGTGCAGGCATCCACCGACGACAGCGCCCCGGCGCAAAAGTGA
- a CDS encoding TolC family outer membrane protein, which produces MTLLRRLPLALALGAALAGPAQAQSLLALVEQAQGYDAAWQAARAQLDAATSRAGQARAGLLPTVGVSAGVTQARSEITPGNLTLDTPNRNLMLAASQPLYRPANRIGYEQGQRGIEVAQAQLDGAQQDLLVRVSQAYFDVLAAQDTLAFVRAQKVAVAEQLAAAQRNFEVGTSTITDQREAQARHDLVSAKEIAAANDLQVKRLALDQVVGKSGVAPQPLQQPVRLPPQALGAVDDWVQKSQDLQPLVRQAQLALDVAQLETQKARTGHLPTLDLQAGYKVDRYPKGTPTVPGVNMGTNTASVGVALNLPLFAGFAVQNRVQETLALEEKARADLENARRSTAQGTRTAFFGLQSGAGQVQALEAAEASSQSALEANQMGYQVGVRINIDVLNAQSQLFETKRDLAVARYNLLMGQLKLRQAAGTLQLSDLNAINALLAP; this is translated from the coding sequence ATGACCTTGCTCCGCCGCCTCCCCCTTGCCCTGGCCCTGGGGGCCGCATTGGCAGGCCCCGCACAAGCCCAAAGCCTGCTGGCCCTGGTGGAACAGGCGCAGGGCTACGACGCAGCCTGGCAGGCAGCGCGCGCGCAGCTCGACGCCGCCACCAGCCGCGCCGGCCAGGCCCGCGCCGGCTTGCTGCCCACGGTGGGCGTAAGCGCCGGCGTGACGCAGGCGCGCAGCGAGATCACCCCCGGCAACCTGACGCTCGATACCCCTAACCGCAACCTGATGCTCGCCGCCTCGCAGCCGCTGTACCGCCCGGCCAACCGCATCGGCTACGAGCAGGGCCAGCGCGGCATCGAGGTGGCGCAGGCGCAGCTCGACGGCGCGCAGCAAGACCTGCTGGTGCGCGTGAGCCAGGCCTACTTTGACGTTCTCGCCGCGCAAGACACCCTGGCCTTCGTGCGGGCACAAAAAGTCGCCGTGGCCGAGCAGCTGGCAGCGGCGCAGCGCAATTTTGAAGTCGGCACCAGCACCATCACCGACCAGCGCGAAGCCCAGGCCCGCCACGACCTGGTGAGCGCCAAAGAAATCGCCGCTGCCAATGACCTGCAAGTCAAGCGCCTGGCGCTCGACCAGGTGGTGGGTAAAAGCGGCGTCGCACCCCAGCCCCTGCAGCAGCCCGTGCGCCTGCCACCCCAGGCGCTGGGCGCGGTCGATGACTGGGTACAAAAATCGCAAGACCTGCAGCCCCTGGTGCGCCAGGCGCAGCTGGCGCTGGACGTGGCCCAGCTCGAAACCCAAAAAGCGCGCACCGGCCACCTGCCCACGCTCGACCTGCAAGCGGGCTACAAGGTCGATCGCTACCCCAAGGGCACGCCCACGGTTCCGGGGGTCAACATGGGCACCAACACCGCCAGCGTGGGCGTGGCGCTGAACCTGCCGCTGTTTGCCGGTTTTGCCGTGCAAAACCGGGTGCAAGAAACCCTGGCGCTGGAAGAAAAAGCCCGTGCCGACCTGGAAAACGCCCGCCGCAGCACCGCCCAGGGCACGCGCACGGCGTTTTTCGGCCTGCAGTCGGGCGCCGGCCAGGTGCAGGCCCTGGAAGCGGCAGAAGCCTCCAGCCAGAGCGCGCTCGAAGCCAACCAGATGGGCTACCAGGTGGGCGTGCGCATCAACATCGACGTGCTCAACGCCCAAAGCCAGCTGTTTGAAACCAAGCGCGACCTGGCCGTGGCGCGCTACAACCTGCTCATGGGCCAGCTCAAGCTGCGCCAGGCGGCGGGCACGCTGCAGCTGTCAGACCTGAACGCCATCAACGCCTTGCTGGCGCCTTAA
- a CDS encoding TetR/AcrR family transcriptional regulator: MNSSPAPLPAAPSTPGAPADSARRSRRKDARPGELLDAALDLFVEKGFAATRVEEVAARAGVSKGTLFLYFPSKLELFKAVVRHNIAGRFDEWREEMRDFDGSSCELLRHCFTVWWQRIGATKASGITKLILSEAGNFPELAQFYRQEVIAVGQELIRNILQRGMASGEFRAIDLDYAIYLVIAPMIFLMTWRHSIGMCVPDALGLTPEEFIAVQVDNLLLGLCTRPVPAPTSYCTP, translated from the coding sequence TTGAATTCCTCCCCTGCCCCCCTCCCCGCTGCCCCGTCCACACCGGGCGCCCCGGCCGACAGTGCGCGCCGCAGCCGCCGCAAAGACGCCCGCCCTGGCGAGCTGCTCGACGCCGCGCTCGATCTGTTCGTGGAAAAAGGCTTTGCCGCCACACGGGTGGAGGAGGTGGCGGCGCGCGCCGGCGTCTCCAAGGGCACGCTGTTTTTGTATTTCCCGAGCAAACTCGAACTCTTCAAAGCCGTGGTGCGGCACAACATTGCCGGGCGGTTTGACGAGTGGCGCGAGGAAATGCGCGATTTTGACGGCAGTTCGTGCGAATTGCTGCGCCACTGCTTTACGGTCTGGTGGCAGCGCATTGGTGCCACCAAGGCGTCGGGCATCACCAAGCTGATTCTGAGCGAGGCCGGTAATTTTCCGGAACTGGCACAGTTTTACCGCCAGGAAGTCATCGCCGTCGGCCAGGAGCTGATCCGCAACATCCTGCAGCGCGGCATGGCCAGCGGCGAGTTCCGCGCCATCGACCTGGACTACGCCATCTACCTCGTGATCGCCCCCATGATTTTTCTCATGACCTGGCGCCACTCCATCGGCATGTGCGTGCCCGACGCACTCGGGCTCACGCCCGAAGAGTTCATCGCCGTGCAGGTGGACAACCTGCTGCTGGGGCTGTGCACACGCCCCGTTCCTGCCCCAACTTCTTACTGCACACCATGA
- a CDS encoding efflux RND transporter permease subunit, which translates to MWFTKVSLRNPVFATMVMLAFVVLGLFALQRLKVDQFPNIDFPVVVVMVDYPGASPEIVESEVTKKIEEAVNSVAGIKAVTSRSYESSSVTIVEFELHIDGRKAADDVREKVATVRPNLRTEVKEPRVVRFDPASRPVWTLAVLPDAAHPLSAVELTSWADQVLKKRLENVRGVGAVNLVGATKREINIYLDPQALEAFGISADQVASAVQRENQDLPLGAVRSLAQERVVQIDARMQRPEDFGRIIVARKNGAAIRLEQLAQVHDGAQEVESLALYNGARTLLLSVQKSQDENTIEVVDGLNRAIAQMQTELPPGVRLEPVSDSSRPIRVAVDNVSQTLVEGALLTVLIVFLFLNSWRSTVITGLTLPIALIGTFFFMHWFGFTVNMITLMALSLCVGLLIDDAIVVRENIVRHVQMGKGAYQAAMDGTQEIGLAVLATTLSIVAVFLPIGFMQGIIGKFFHEFGITIVAAVLISMFVSFTLDPMLSSVWHDPSIHAHGARSSGPRSLYDRTIGRVTGWFDDATERLAGVYQHILRWSLAHKIATIALALAVFVSSVFMVPLLGTEFVPKADYSETMINFYTPVGSSLEATEAKARQVEALVRELPEVRYTLTTINTGSAQGKIYASVYVRLVDRTQRQRNVDAMSAVLRAQLRAVPGITVTHVGLLDPVGQQKQIEFYLQGPDLKELERLNGQVQAQLQRIPGLVDLDSSLKPDKPVIDIAVHRDAASDLGLSVAGLGTQLRTLIAGQTVGNWRAADDQTYDVNVRLAPDARRQPQDLERLPFALTGADGSSRIVRLNQVAEVYESTGSNQINRRDLMREVAISGNADARSVGEISADIRRALDTVVFPPGYRYQFGGSTKNMQESFGYALSALVLAIVFIYMILASQFKSFLQPLALMTALPLTLIGVVLALLMFGSALSMFSIIGVVMLMGLVTKNAILLVDFAIRAREEHTDDTGRTVPGLPRNEALLQAARVRLRPILMTTLAMIFGMVPLAFALSEGSEQRAPMGQAVIGGVITSSLLTLVVVPVVYCYMDDLAQWARRRFAPGGAQRH; encoded by the coding sequence ATGTGGTTTACCAAAGTCAGCCTGCGCAACCCGGTGTTCGCCACCATGGTGATGCTTGCCTTCGTCGTGCTCGGCCTGTTTGCGCTGCAGCGGCTCAAGGTCGATCAGTTCCCCAACATCGACTTCCCCGTGGTGGTGGTGATGGTGGACTACCCCGGCGCCTCGCCCGAGATCGTCGAGAGCGAGGTGACGAAAAAGATCGAGGAGGCGGTGAACTCCGTCGCCGGCATCAAGGCCGTGACCTCGCGCAGCTACGAGAGCAGCTCCGTCACCATCGTCGAGTTTGAGCTGCACATCGACGGCCGCAAGGCCGCCGACGACGTGCGCGAGAAGGTGGCCACCGTGCGCCCGAACCTGCGCACCGAGGTCAAGGAGCCGCGCGTGGTGCGCTTCGATCCCGCCAGCCGCCCCGTCTGGACCCTGGCCGTGCTGCCCGACGCCGCCCACCCCTTGAGCGCGGTCGAGCTCACCAGTTGGGCCGACCAGGTGCTGAAAAAGCGCCTGGAAAACGTGCGCGGCGTGGGCGCGGTCAACCTGGTGGGCGCCACCAAGCGCGAGATCAACATCTACCTCGACCCCCAAGCGCTCGAAGCCTTTGGCATCAGCGCCGACCAGGTCGCCAGCGCCGTGCAGCGCGAGAACCAAGACCTGCCGCTGGGCGCCGTGCGCTCGCTGGCGCAAGAGCGCGTGGTGCAGATCGACGCCCGGATGCAGCGCCCCGAGGACTTTGGCCGCATCATCGTCGCGCGCAAGAACGGCGCCGCCATCCGCCTGGAGCAGCTGGCGCAGGTGCACGACGGCGCGCAGGAGGTGGAGAGCCTGGCGCTCTACAACGGCGCGCGCACGCTGCTGCTGTCGGTGCAAAAGTCGCAGGACGAGAACACCATCGAAGTCGTCGATGGCCTCAACCGCGCCATCGCGCAGATGCAGACCGAACTGCCCCCGGGCGTGCGCCTGGAGCCCGTGAGCGACAGCTCGCGCCCGATCCGCGTCGCCGTCGATAACGTCAGCCAGACCCTGGTCGAAGGCGCGCTGCTGACGGTGCTGATCGTGTTCCTGTTCCTCAACTCCTGGCGCTCGACCGTCATCACCGGGCTGACGCTGCCGATTGCGCTCATCGGCACCTTTTTCTTCATGCACTGGTTTGGCTTTACGGTCAACATGATCACGCTCATGGCCTTGTCGCTGTGCGTCGGTCTGCTGATCGACGACGCCATCGTCGTGCGCGAGAACATCGTGCGCCACGTGCAGATGGGCAAGGGCGCCTACCAGGCGGCCATGGACGGCACGCAGGAAATCGGCCTGGCGGTGCTGGCGACCACGCTGTCCATCGTCGCCGTGTTCCTGCCCATTGGCTTCATGCAGGGCATCATCGGCAAGTTCTTCCACGAGTTCGGCATCACCATCGTCGCCGCCGTGCTGATCTCGATGTTCGTCAGCTTCACGCTCGACCCCATGCTCTCGTCCGTCTGGCACGACCCCAGCATCCACGCCCACGGCGCGCGCAGCAGCGGGCCGCGCAGCCTGTACGACCGCACCATTGGCCGCGTCACCGGCTGGTTCGACGACGCCACCGAGCGCCTGGCGGGCGTTTACCAGCACATCCTGCGCTGGTCGCTGGCGCACAAAATAGCCACCATAGCCCTGGCACTGGCGGTGTTCGTCAGCAGTGTGTTCATGGTGCCGCTGCTGGGCACGGAGTTCGTGCCCAAGGCGGACTACTCCGAGACCATGATCAACTTCTACACCCCGGTGGGCTCCTCGCTCGAAGCCACCGAGGCCAAGGCGCGCCAGGTCGAAGCGCTGGTGCGCGAACTGCCCGAGGTGCGCTACACCCTCACCACCATCAACACCGGCAGCGCCCAAGGCAAAATTTACGCCAGCGTTTACGTGCGCCTGGTCGATCGCACGCAGCGCCAGCGCAACGTCGATGCCATGTCGGCCGTGCTGCGCGCGCAGCTGCGCGCCGTGCCCGGCATCACCGTCACCCACGTCGGCCTGCTCGACCCGGTGGGGCAGCAAAAGCAGATCGAGTTTTACCTCCAGGGCCCGGACCTGAAGGAACTCGAACGCCTCAACGGCCAGGTTCAGGCCCAGCTGCAGCGCATTCCTGGCCTGGTCGATCTCGATTCGAGCCTCAAGCCCGACAAGCCGGTGATCGACATCGCCGTGCACCGCGACGCGGCCTCCGACCTGGGCCTGTCCGTCGCCGGCCTGGGCACGCAGCTGCGCACCCTGATCGCCGGCCAGACGGTGGGCAACTGGCGCGCTGCCGACGACCAGACCTACGACGTCAACGTGCGCCTGGCGCCCGACGCGCGGCGCCAGCCGCAAGACCTCGAACGCCTGCCCTTTGCCCTCACGGGCGCCGACGGCAGCAGCCGCATCGTGCGCCTGAACCAGGTGGCCGAGGTGTACGAGAGCACCGGCAGCAACCAGATCAACCGCCGCGACCTGATGCGCGAAGTGGCCATCAGCGGCAACGCCGACGCGCGCTCGGTGGGCGAAATCTCGGCCGACATCCGCCGCGCGCTCGACACCGTGGTGTTCCCACCCGGCTACCGCTACCAGTTCGGCGGCTCGACCAAGAACATGCAGGAATCGTTCGGCTACGCGCTCTCGGCGCTGGTGCTGGCCATCGTCTTCATCTACATGATCCTGGCGAGTCAGTTCAAAAGCTTTTTGCAGCCGCTGGCGCTGATGACGGCGCTGCCGCTGACGCTCATCGGCGTGGTGCTGGCGCTGCTCATGTTCGGCTCGGCGCTGTCCATGTTCTCCATCATCGGCGTCGTCATGCTCATGGGCCTGGTGACCAAGAACGCCATCTTGCTGGTGGACTTTGCCATCCGCGCCCGCGAGGAGCACACCGACGACACCGGTCGCACTGTGCCCGGCCTGCCCCGCAACGAAGCCCTGCTGCAAGCCGCGCGCGTGCGCCTGCGCCCCATCCTCATGACCACGCTGGCCATGATCTTCGGCATGGTGCCGCTGGCCTTTGCGCTCAGCGAAGGCTCCGAGCAGCGCGCGCCCATGGGGCAGGCGGTGATCGGCGGCGTCATCACCTCCTCGCTGCTGACCCTGGTCGTGGTGCCGGTGGTGTACTGCTACATGGACGATCTGGCGCAATGGGCCCGCCGGCGTTTTGCGCCCGGCGGCGCCCAGCGCCATTAA